A region from the Hypomesus transpacificus isolate Combined female chromosome 11, fHypTra1, whole genome shotgun sequence genome encodes:
- the LOC124474254 gene encoding uncharacterized protein LOC124474254 — protein MDGLKTAACKVVEDLIAAANEMVGMDAPLDTEISQTEKIALITGKAKSQVTTENVPDDLLEKTEKKSEEKAAVSESLSLALLPPEAIQLVATGHIADVRAEKAFMKAEAKGLVMDSLKTAASKVVEDLIAAAVEKVHMTTPLDTQISQTRKVALINGKSEIAAEDVLNELMEKVVKESEKRRSLALISVSDCPLLATQLPQLTDLVPEQCSGEDAKCAAHEDKQVKKKKEKKEKGIRAFFRGLWKRMICSSGIPKDD, from the exons ATGGACGGCCTGAAAACTGCAGCTTGCAAAGTTGTGGAGGATCTCATAGCAGCAGCCAATGAGATGGTTGGCATGGATGCTCCCCTGGATACTGAG ATCTCTCAGACCGAGAAGATTGCCCTCATCACTGGCAAGGCTAAGTCTCAGGTTACAACTGAAAATGTTCCTGATGACCtcctggagaagacagagaaaaagtcTGAGGAGAAGGCTGCTGTCTCTGAAAGTCTTTCCCTGGCCTTACTGCCTCCTGAAGCCATACAGCTTGTGGCAACTGGACACATCGCTGATGTCCGTGCTGAAAAAGCCTTTATGAAGGCTGAAGCCAAGGGGCTGGTGATGGACAGCCTGAAGACTGCAGCTTCCAAAGTTGTGGAGGACCTTATAGCAGCTGCAGTAGAGAAGGTTCACATGACCACTCCCCTGGATACCCAG ATCTCTCAGACACGGAAGGTCGCCCTCATCAATGGGAAGTCTGAGATTGCTGCAGAGGATGTTCTTAATGAACTCATGGAGAAGGTTGTGAAAGAGTCTGAGAAGAGGAGATCCCTGGCCctgatctctgtctctgactgccCCCTCTTGGCCACTCAGCTTCCTCAG CTCACCGATCTTGTTCCTGAGCAGTGCAGTGGAGAGGATGCAAAGTGTGCTG CACATGAAGACAAAcaggtgaagaagaagaaggagaaaaaggagaaggGAATCCGTGCATTCTTCAGAGGGCTTTGGAAGAGGATGATATGTTCCTCTGGAATCCCCAAGGATGACTGA
- the LOC124473688 gene encoding uncharacterized protein LOC124473688, translated as MPDFTMGAEVLVPGMMTCSLKHLREKSLVAPLDTEISQTEKVALITGKAKSQVTTKNVPDDLLEKTEKKSEEKAAVSEHLSLALLPPEAIQLVATGHVADVRAEKALVKAEAKELVMDGLKTAACKVVEDLIAAANEMVGMDAPLDTEILSSSGRTEPESLALTVPDFTMGAEVLVPGMMTCSLKHLLEKPGEMVQQSLAKLTIQFSNLGLVSVVGKKAVAATCEMYNLVMRVVSIFLSHCGNCSWHILSSVTVIIARDKMAAVLRCFTETTKTFNQLGFNSTFFQLKPVVQAVVTYLGKIYQSKMAAAFKCQLPLADDYSSELREEEEFCGKIEAPIIVEEVPSELLGKVVDSEQKTILSDLSYCHRPILAKQLKEELAAAEYIIYYDVPDELLEKTEKSSGEG; from the exons ATGCCTGACTTTACCATGGGAGCTGAGGTCCTGGTCCCAGGCATGATGACCTGTTCCCTGAAGCACCTGCGGGAGAAATCCCTGGTTGCTCCCCTGGATACTGAG ATCTCTCAGACCGAGAAGGTTGCCCTCATCACTGGCAAGGCTAAGTCTCAGGTTACAACTAAAAATGTTCCTGATGACCtcctggagaagacagagaaaaagtcTGAGGAGAAGGCTGCTGTCTCTGAACATCTTTCCCTGGCCTTACTGCCTCCTGAAGCCATACAGCTTGTGGCAACTGGACACGTCGCTGATGTCCGTGCTGAAAAAGCTCTGGTGAAGGCTGAAGCCAAGGAGTTGGTTATGGACGGCCTGAAAACTGCAGCTTGCAAAGTTGTGGAGGACCTCATAGCAGCAGCCAATGAAATGGTTGGCATGGATGCTCCCCTGGATACTGAG ATCTTATCATCGTCTGGACGAACTGAACCAGAGTCTTTAGCCCTGACCGTGCCTGACTTCACCATGGGAGCTGAGGTCCTGGTCCCAGGCATGATGACCTGTTCCCTGAAGCACCTGCTGGAGAAACCCGGAGAGATGGTCCAGCAGTCTCTGGCTAAGCTAACCATACAATTCAGTAACCTTGGCCTTGTCTCTGTTGTGGGAAAGAAGGCTGTGGCAGCCACATGTGAAATGTATAATCTTGTCATGAGAGTGGTTTCCATCTTCCTATCCCATTGTGGCAACTGCTCCTGGCACATCTTGTCCTCAGTTACAGTTATAATTGCACGGGACAAAATGGCCGCTGTGCTTCGGTGCTTCACAGAAACAACCAAGACCTTCAACCAACTGGGCTTCAACAGCACCTTCTTCCAGTTGAAGCCTGTGGTCCAGGCGGTGGTGACCTATCTGGGAAAGATTTACCAAAGCAAAATGGCTGCTGCCTTCAAGTGCCAGCTACCCCTGGCTGATGATTATTCCTCTGAGCTTCGTGAGGAGGAAGAGTTTTGTGGGAAGATCGAGGCACCCATCATTGTTGAGGAGGTCCCCAGTGAGCTCCTGGGGAAGGTGGTGGACTCAGAGCAGAAAACAATTCTGTCTGACCTCTCTTACTGTCACAGGCCTATCCTGGCCAAACAGCTG aaagaaGAGCTTGCTGCAGCTGAATACATCATTTATTATGATGTTCCTGATGAACtcctggagaagacagagaagag CTCTGGTGAAGGCTGA